One genomic segment of Gasterosteus aculeatus chromosome 6, fGasAcu3.hap1.1, whole genome shotgun sequence includes these proteins:
- the znf318 gene encoding zinc finger protein 318 — translation MYRGRPPPKGGYGQPLEGRGLPPPRPYPVPAYRDDRNRPRPPFHPGFHEQGHSDSYHRSPPRRRYPSPGLGHRGGEYWAGRPPRERSPSPRGPGPIDHNLVITVGNELTGPSGSAASRHHDREYPPQPEYERSRGRSPDRSRAKSQGRSKSRGRSPDRSRDKSRGRSPDRSRDKSRGRSPDRSRDKSRGRSKSRSPGRSRSRPRSRSRGRSQGRSKSRQRSLSASSSSSSSSSSGDNKDVKTGKEFKELETARRRKELEEMLTLPTKSILKKRTDSEDSPSLKNNDSPRGPEGSNISRVADQLLLAVKGMEPHMVASMLSELRSDPQMAHRAGLDAEIKEILHLLGSAEGKAQEKVDDIDDEEKFLYGDSEEPKPLLVPEPVRHHGLDLYGEVTEEALYGDPQKHVLAQNYGLLPAASSHLQAPPTEVEVRYASRPAIIPDQNTTVQVLNSSLPGMEPMEEGERQALEEYEKIQDLLKTIGLDLGVTEISKMAARTKERLHGNKPAPKTPTRSRRYSSASSDGSRGCGRRSHSSSSTSGSSRSRSRSCGRGGSWSSRKSSAPHKSHQDCKQSTSGQSAALPPPPTPDHNILPGVSIPPYPPSQVHGLMPPNFPPPGYSQYGNYLPYMHQQWPPMYPPPTMAVPPQVGLDEFPPAPPYKQPYGILAPEPGAKAGSGPMKTSEPEKGNVSRVSEEQNNESQKQKVLEEREKLKQERDVRMKKKEYLMKELERLRKQQGELLRKKRREKGGHKDPLLQEISHLQEEVMAQISNLRKEHEAAEKNRNEIEKIALILGLIPSDRPRRTAKLPVEPPPPEKKKCEAQRSPEGQRAASSSTTKTSAPASGVSPDELSGDAPPPPEPFEYYDAGNHWCKSCNVTSGSMFDYFTHLHSKTHRKTLDPYDRPWASTPTKIIKNLKSEEKLTKPAKGSEFLQPVRGFFCLLCKQFYGDAICAEEHVTTHAHNDKYKKQMYENPLYEQRRNLDRQAGLGSETSGKKRKHEDEDKRNRDEKSKHKKEKREKKKDEEPNVAQEEKIKKEEEEAKPCKRAEELQKAKSLEVVRPLPEEKFKGSRKEERHRSSREEEGEEEEEERGKHSRKEDLDRCKHREEEGQRRYRREEKDRYDSRPKHAPHSDFRSKRNEEKLKEASKNLEPAKPEAPPKPLDPPKVLCGPSPAMRAKLRKQSLETGRPPPAAAPSFGKFTWKRKESVLAKEAEKVAAEFIKEDEAAAGRNPVSAEDSFARSMAVAKEIADKLGGHTTTPPWVYNRGRIRPNLPAPAAVLRKTNLAGKPAPLNTFLSIQNAGLPGPPSFSDGLIRALNARSALLENKPRPLAGPPGISEATPPPPASRPAPSEARPAPAVCKPAPPKPPPPVCNPAPPVSKPAPIETKFALPETTPVAKPAPPSMMEIVSDVAAPGVPEGEQTRMVFVKPPPFMNMGDGPQKPEKLRSNLAAAKAQDLFNIFYSKVDQSAASSITKPAADASAAASSTNKSCFPATQPPKPQPALLTPAQPPSEVRRTPPPGSQSPLTQQEPVIQIESVWSLQPPPDPRTETQPGLGPPVQSKDQSGPQNQISTPTSQSQTKPAEMEPTPQTQCPQIPTDTQPDQNTQSPLHLETCPDTAPEHAPKPSPRTRGKATPTKRTPPAPCPVRQTRSQTRYQTRQQSQSEPEPALGDSDSVHLEPNGPDSTDPGSGLLLEEGTPSGEDTPLMEITSETLGLPADMTSLNFDYDFNFE, via the exons ATGTACCGGGGTCGGCCTCCCCCGAAAGGAGGCTACGGGCAGCCGTTGGAAGGCCGCGGTCTGCCGCCTCCGAGGCCCTACCCAGTACCGGCCTACAGAGACGACCGGAACCGGCCCAGACCTCCCTTCCACCCCGGCTTTCACGAACAAGGACACTCGGACTCGTACCACCGCTCCCCGCCGCGCAGGAGATACCCTTCCCCCGGGTTAGGCCACCGAGGCGGGGAGTACTGGGCCGGACGTCCGCCCAGAGAG AGGTCTCCATCTCCTCGAGGGCCGGGTCCCATTGACCACAACTTGGTCATCACCGTTGGCAATGAGCTGACTGGACCTTCTGGCTCCGCCGCTTCACGCCATCATGACAG AGAATACCCTCCTCAACCTGAGTACGAGCGGAGCAGGGGCCGGAGCCCGGATCGGAGCCGGGCCAAGAGTCAGGGACGGAGCAAGAGCCGGGGCCGCAGTCCGGATCGCAGCCGGGATAAGAGCCGGGGCCGCAGTCCGGATCGCAGCCGGGATAAGAGCCGGGGCCGCAGTCCGGATCGCAGCCGGGATAAGAGCCGGGGCCGCAGCAAAAGCCGTAGTCCGGGCCGGAGCAGGAGCCGCCCTCGCTCTAGGTCCAGGGGGCGAAGCCAGGGGCGCAGTAAGAGCCGACAGAGGAGTCTCAgtgcgagcagcagcagcagcagcagctcgagCAGCGGAGACAACAAAGACGTGAAGACAGGGAAAGAGTTCAAAGAGCTGGAGACCGCCCGACGcaggaaggagctggaggagatgctGACTCTGCCCACGAAATCCATCCTGAAGAAACGCACTGACTCCGAGGACTCACCCTCACTCAAG AACAACGATTCCCCCAGAGGTCCGGAGGGCTCCAACATCTCCCGGGTGGccgaccagctgctgctggctgtAAAAGGCATGGAGCCTCACATGGTGGCCTCCATGCTGTCAGAGCTGCGGTCTGACCCTCAGATGGCTCACCGCGCCGGCCTTGATGCAGAGATCAAAGAGATCCTACACCTTCTGGGGTCAGCGGAGGGCAAGGCTCAGGAGAAGGTAGATGACATCGACGATGAGGAGAAGTTCCTGTACGGAGACTCGGAGGAACCCAAACCTCTGCTGGTGCCCGAGCCCGTCCGACACCACGGGCTGGACTTGTACGGAGAGGTGACGGAGGAGGCTCTGTACGGAGACCCACAGAAACACGTCCTTGCCCAGAACTACGGCCTCCTGCCGGCAGCGTCGTCTCACCTTCAGGCTCCGCCTAcagaggtggaggtgaggtacGCGAGCCGCCCCGCTATCATCCCTGACCAGAACACCACGGTCCAGGTGCTGAACTCCTCGCTGCCGGGGATGGAGCCGATGGAGGAGGGCGAGCGCCAGGCGCTGGAGGAGTATGAGAAGATCCAAGACCTACTGAAGACCATCGGTCTGGACCTGGGCGTGACTGAGATCAGCAAGATGGCCGCACGAACCAAAGagcgtctccatggaaacaagCCGGCTCCCAAGACTCCCACTCGCAGCAGGCGGTACTCCTCCGCCAGCTCGGATGGCAGCCGGGGCTGCGGGAGGCGgagccacagcagcagctccaccagcgGCAGCAGCCGTAGTCGCAGCCGCAGCTGCGGGCGGGGGGgcagctggagcagcagaaAGAGCTCCGCGCCGCATAAATCTCACCAAGACTGCAAACAGTCAACATCCGGACAGAGCGCCGCCCTGCCGCCGCCACCAACCCCCGACCACAACATCCTCCCTGGGGTATCCatccctccctaccccccctcaCAGGTCCACGGCCTCATGCCCCCCAACTTCCCCCCGCCCGGCTACAGCCAGTACGGAAACTACCTTCCCTACATGCACCAGCAGTGGCCGCCCATGTACCCCCCCCCGACCATGGCAGTGCCCCCTCAAGTCGGCCTGGACGAGttcccccccgctcctccctaCAAACAACCCTACGGCATACTGGCCCCGGAGCCGGGGGCCAAAGCTGGGTCAG GTCCCATGAAGACTTCTGAGCCCGAGAAGGGGAACGTCAGCAGAGTGTCAGAGGAGCAGAACAACGAGAGCCAGAAACAAAAG gtcctggaggagagggagaagctgaAGCAGGAGCGAGACGTCCgcatgaagaagaaggagtacctgatgaaggagctggagaggctcCGGAAGCAGCAAG gagaGCTCCTGAGGAAGAAGCGGCGGGAGAAGGGGGGCCACAAGGACCCCTTGCTGCAGGAGATCAgccacctgcaggaggaggtcaTGGCTCAGATCTCTAACCTGCGCAAAGAGCACGAGGCCGCCGAGAAGAACCGCAACGAGATTGAGAAGATTGCGCTTATCCTCGGCCTGATCCCGTCCGACAGGCCACGCAGGACCGCCAAGCTGCCGGTGGAGCCGCCgccaccagagaagaagaaatgtgagGCGCAGAGGAGTCCTGAGGGCCAGCGAGCCGCCAGCAGCTCCACCACAAAG ACCTCGGCACCGGCGTCAGGAGTGTCTCCAGACGAGCTGTCCGGcgacgcccccccgcccccggagCCCTTTGAGTACTATGATGCTGGAAACCACTGGTGCAAAAGCTGTAACGTCACCTCTGGATCCATGTTTGACTATTTCACCCACTTGCACAGCAAAACGCACCGAAAG ACTCTCGACCCGTACGATAGACCCTGGGCCTCCACCCCTACCAAGATCATCAAGAACCTGAAGTCTGAGGAGAAGCTGACTAAACCCGCTAAAG GTTCTGAGTTCCTGCAGCCCGTTAGAGGGTTCTTCTGCCTGCTCTGCAAACAGTTCTATGGAGACGCCATCTGTGCAGAGGAGCATGTCACTACCCACGCTCACAACGACAAGTACAAG AAGCAGATGTACGAGAACCCTTTGTACGAGCAGAGGAGGAACCTGGACCGGCAGGCCGGACTGGGCTCCGAGACCAGCGGGAAGAAACGAAAACACGAGGATGAGGACAAGCGCAACAGGGACGAGAAGTCCAAAcacaagaaggagaagagggagaagaagaaggacgagGAGCCCAATGTGGCTCAGGAGGAGAAGAttaaaaaggaggaagaggaggcgaagCCCTgcaagagagcggaggagttgCAGAAGGCCAAAAGCCTGGAGGTGGTGAGGCCTTTGCCCGAGGAGAAGTTCAAAGGCAGtaggaaggaggagaggcatcgctccagcagagaggaggagggggaggaagaggaggaggagcgaggtAAGCACAGCAGGAAGGAGGACCTGGACAGGTGcaaacacagagaggaggaaggtcaGCGTCGGTACCGCAGGGAGGAGAAAGACCGGTACGACAGCCGGCCCAAACACGCTCCCCATTCAGACTTCAGGTCCAAACGCAATGAAGAGAAACTAAAGGAGGCGTCAAAGAACCTGGAGCCAGCGAAGCCCGAAGCCCCCCCGAAGCCCCTCGATCCCCCCAAAGTCCTCTGCGGGCCCAGCCCGGCCATGAGGGCCAAGCTCCGCAAGCAAAGCCTGGAAACTGGCAGACCGCCTCCGGCCGCCGCGCCTTCATTCGGGAAGTTCACGTGGAAAAGGAAGGAGAGCGTTCTGGCGAAGGAGGCGGAGAAGGTCGCTGCAGAGTTCATCAAAGAGGACGAAGCGGCCGCTGGGCGCAACCCGGTGTCAGCGGAGGATTCTTTCGCTCGATCCATGGCTGTTGCCAAGGAGATAGCCGATAAGCTGGGCGGCCACACCACCACGCCCCCTTGGGTGTACAACCGGGGGCGGATCCGGCCTAACCTCCCTGCGCCCGCCGCTGTCCTGAGGAAGACCAACCTGGCGGGAAAACCGGCCCCGTTAAAtaccttcctctccatccagaACGCCGGATTGCCAGGACCGCCCTCATTCAGCGATGGTCTCATAAGGGCTCTCAATGCCCGGAGTGCACTGCTGGAAAATAAACCTCGGCCACTTGCTGGTCCACCGGGGATCTCCGAGGCAACACCCCCACCTCCGGCGTCGAGACCTGCACCATCGGAGGCTAGACCTGCACCAGCAGTTTGTAAACCAGCACCACCTAAACCTCCACCTCCGGTTTGTAACCCTGCACCACCAGTTTCTAAACCTGCACCAATCGAGACAAAGTTTGCACTACCTGAAACTACACCTGTGGCTAAACCAGCACCACCGTCAATGATGGAGATTGTGTCGGACGTGGCGGCTCCCGGTGTCCCAGAGGGCGAACAGACTCGCATGGTGTTTGTCAAGCCTCCACCTTTCATGAACATGGGCGACGGCCCTCAGAAGCCTGAGAAGCTGAGGAGCAACCTGGCTGCAGCTAAAGCTCAGGACTTATTCAACATCTTCTACAGCAAGGTGGACCAATCGGcagcctcctccatcaccaaACCAGCCGCGGACGCCAGCGCCGCCGCGAGCAGCACCAATAAAAGTTGCTTTCCTGCCACGCAACCACCAAAACCTCAACCTGCGCTTCTAACTCCGGCCCAACCTCCATCTGAGGTCCGCAGAACTCCACCACCAGGCTCACAGAGTCCCCTAACCCAGCAGGAGCCGGTTATTCAAATTGAATCTGTTTGGTCTTTGCAGCCTCCCCCGGATCCGCGGACTGAAACCCAGCCAGGACTGGGCCCACCTGTCCAGTCCAAGGATCAGAGTGGACCACAGAACCAGATCTCCACTCCTACTTCTCAGTCCCAAACCAAGCCTGCTGAGATGGAACCAACACCTCAAACGCAGTGCCCTCAAATCCCCACAGACACCCAACCGGACCAGAACACCCAGTCCCCACTTCATCTAGAGACCTGTCCTGACACCGCTCCGGAACACGCTCCCAAGCCAAGCCCCAGAACTAGAGGCAAGGCAACTCCAACAAAGaggaccccccctgccccctgccCCGTCCGGCAAACTCGATCTCAAACCAGATACCAGACCCGCCAGCAGAGCCAGTCTGAGCCTGAGCCGGCTCTGGGAGATTCTGACTCGGTGCATTTGGAGCCAAACGGTCCGGACTCCACGGATCCGGGCTCCGGGTTGCTGCTAGAGGAGGGCACGCCTAGCGGGGAAGACACTCCTCTGATGGAGATCACCAGTGAGACCCTGGGCCTCCCCGCTGACATGACCTCCCTGAACTTTGACTACGATTTTAACTTTGAGTAG